The proteins below come from a single Micromonospora citrea genomic window:
- a CDS encoding MBL fold metallo-hydrolase, protein MSSERLRPRLHRIPLGRYQAYLWADEDGATLVDAGPAGSGPAIEAALRGLGLAPTDLRRLVLTHFHDDHAGAAAEVAAWGDVEVVAHAREAPVLRGERPGPPPNFTDFERGLHAQVAAGLPPAPPVRVDREVSDGDVLDFGDGAQVLAVPGHTDGSIAVHLPRHRVLFTGDVAAGHGGEVVFGVFHLDRTRTAAAFRRLAALDSDVACFGHGEPVLTGAGDRLRATAATLAEG, encoded by the coding sequence ATGAGCAGCGAACGGCTCCGTCCCCGCCTGCACCGGATCCCCCTCGGCCGCTACCAGGCCTACCTCTGGGCGGACGAGGACGGCGCGACCCTGGTCGACGCCGGTCCCGCCGGGTCCGGGCCGGCGATCGAGGCGGCCCTGCGCGGCCTCGGCCTCGCCCCGACCGACCTGCGCCGACTGGTGCTCACCCACTTCCACGACGACCATGCCGGGGCGGCGGCGGAGGTGGCCGCGTGGGGTGACGTGGAGGTCGTCGCGCACGCCCGGGAGGCGCCCGTGCTGCGCGGCGAGCGGCCCGGCCCGCCGCCGAACTTCACCGACTTCGAACGCGGCCTGCACGCCCAGGTCGCCGCCGGGCTCCCGCCGGCCCCGCCGGTGCGGGTGGACCGGGAGGTCTCCGACGGCGACGTGCTGGACTTCGGCGACGGCGCGCAGGTGCTCGCCGTGCCCGGGCACACCGACGGCAGCATCGCGGTCCACCTGCCCCGCCACCGCGTCCTGTTCACCGGCGACGTGGCCGCCGGGCACGGCGGTGAGGTCGTCTTCGGGGTGTTCCACCTCGACCGGACCCGCACCGCCGCGGCGTTCCGTCGGCTCGCCGCGCTCGACTCCGACGTGGCCTGTTTCGGGCACGGCGAGCCGGTGCTGACCGGCGCCGGCGACCGGCTGCGGGCCACCGCCGCGACCCTCGCGGAGGGCTGA
- the aceE gene encoding pyruvate dehydrogenase (acetyl-transferring), homodimeric type, which translates to MATERKRPVITAGLPSQLPDIDPEETSEWVESLDGVIDERGNKRARYVMLRLLERARERQVGVPSLTTTDYINTIPPEREPWFPGDEHVERRIRAYVRWNAAMLVHRAQRPEIGVGGHISTFASSASLYEVGFNHFFRGKDHPGGGDHIFYQGHASPGMYARAFLEGRLTEHQLDGFRQELSHPGGGLPSYPHPRLMPDFWEFPTVSMGLGGLNAIYQARFNRYLHHRGIKDTSDQHVWAYLGDGEMDEPETLGAIGVAAREELDNLTFVINCNLQRLDGPVRGNGKVMQELEAFFRGAGWNVIKVVWGREWDPLLAADTDGALVNLMNTTPDGDYQTYKAESGAYVREHFFGRDPRTRKMVEHLSDDEIWNLKRGGHDYRKLYAAYKAAMEHTGQPTVILAKTIKGWTLGSHFEGRNATHQMKKLTLEDLKTFRDRLYLDIPDKALEDNPYLPPYYTPGEKSDEIAYLRERRQQLGGYLPSRRPGSKRLAIPGPERFADVKRGSGKQKVATTMAFVRLLKDVMKDKEFGKRWVPIIPDEARTFGMDSLFPTQKIYSPHGQRYTSVDRELFLSYKEAVGGQILHEGINEAGSVASFTAAGSAYATHDEPMIPMYIFYSMFGFQRTADGLWAAADQMARGFLLGATAGRTTLNGEGLQHEDGHSLLIAATNPAVVAYDPAFAFEIAHILENGLHRMYGDAQENVFYYLTVYNEPILQPAEPADVDVEGLLKGIYRYSPAPSVGDDAPKANVLASGTGMQWALKAQQLLAQDWGVAADVWSVTSWTELRRDAVECEEHNLLNPGAEQRVPYVQQKLADAEGPKVAVSDWMRAVPDLIARWVPGDYTSLGTDGFGMSDTRHALRRHFHVDAESVVVATLRQLALRGAVPANVPAEAAKKYAIEDVNAAPVGETGGDS; encoded by the coding sequence GTGGCTACGGAACGCAAGCGCCCGGTGATCACCGCTGGTCTGCCGAGCCAGCTTCCGGACATCGACCCTGAAGAGACCAGCGAATGGGTCGAGTCGCTCGACGGTGTCATCGACGAACGCGGGAACAAGCGCGCCCGCTACGTCATGCTGCGCCTGCTGGAGCGGGCCCGCGAGCGCCAGGTCGGGGTGCCGTCGCTGACCACCACCGACTACATCAACACCATCCCGCCGGAGCGCGAGCCGTGGTTCCCGGGTGACGAGCACGTGGAGCGGCGGATCCGGGCGTACGTCCGGTGGAACGCGGCCATGCTGGTGCACCGGGCGCAGCGCCCCGAGATCGGCGTCGGCGGGCACATCTCCACCTTCGCCAGCTCGGCCTCGCTCTACGAGGTGGGCTTCAACCACTTCTTCCGGGGCAAGGACCACCCGGGCGGCGGCGACCACATCTTCTACCAGGGCCACGCCTCCCCCGGCATGTACGCGCGGGCGTTCCTCGAGGGCCGGCTGACCGAGCACCAGCTCGACGGGTTCCGCCAGGAGCTGTCCCACCCGGGCGGCGGCCTGCCGTCGTACCCGCACCCGCGGCTGATGCCGGACTTCTGGGAGTTCCCGACGGTCTCCATGGGCCTGGGCGGGCTCAACGCGATCTACCAGGCGCGGTTCAACCGCTACCTGCACCACCGGGGCATCAAGGACACCTCGGACCAGCACGTCTGGGCGTACCTCGGCGACGGCGAGATGGACGAGCCCGAGACGCTCGGCGCGATCGGCGTGGCCGCCCGCGAGGAGCTGGACAACCTCACCTTCGTGATCAACTGCAACCTCCAGCGGCTCGACGGGCCGGTGCGCGGCAACGGCAAGGTCATGCAGGAGCTGGAGGCGTTCTTCCGGGGCGCCGGCTGGAACGTCATCAAGGTGGTCTGGGGCCGCGAGTGGGACCCGCTGCTGGCGGCGGACACCGACGGCGCGCTGGTCAACCTGATGAACACCACGCCCGACGGCGACTACCAGACCTACAAGGCGGAGTCCGGCGCGTACGTCCGGGAGCACTTCTTCGGCCGCGACCCGCGGACCCGCAAGATGGTCGAGCACCTCAGCGACGACGAGATCTGGAACCTCAAGCGGGGCGGGCACGACTACCGCAAGCTCTACGCTGCCTACAAGGCGGCGATGGAGCACACCGGCCAGCCGACCGTGATCCTGGCAAAGACGATCAAGGGCTGGACGCTGGGCTCGCACTTCGAGGGCCGCAACGCCACGCACCAGATGAAGAAGCTGACGCTGGAGGACCTGAAGACCTTCCGCGACCGCCTCTACCTGGACATCCCGGACAAGGCGCTGGAGGACAACCCCTACCTGCCGCCGTACTACACGCCGGGCGAGAAGTCCGACGAGATCGCCTACCTGCGCGAGCGCCGCCAGCAGCTCGGCGGCTACCTGCCGTCGCGCCGGCCGGGGAGCAAGCGGCTGGCGATCCCCGGCCCGGAGCGCTTCGCCGACGTCAAGCGCGGCTCGGGCAAGCAGAAGGTGGCCACCACCATGGCCTTCGTCCGCCTGCTCAAGGACGTGATGAAGGACAAGGAGTTCGGCAAGCGCTGGGTGCCGATCATCCCGGACGAGGCCCGTACCTTCGGCATGGACTCGCTCTTCCCGACGCAGAAGATCTACTCCCCGCACGGCCAGCGCTACACCTCGGTCGACCGGGAGCTGTTCCTGTCGTACAAGGAGGCCGTCGGCGGGCAGATCCTGCACGAGGGCATCAACGAGGCCGGCTCGGTCGCCTCGTTCACCGCGGCCGGCTCGGCGTACGCCACGCACGACGAGCCGATGATCCCGATGTACATCTTCTACTCGATGTTCGGGTTCCAGCGCACCGCCGACGGGCTGTGGGCCGCCGCCGACCAGATGGCCCGGGGCTTCCTGCTCGGCGCCACCGCCGGCCGCACCACGCTCAACGGCGAGGGCCTGCAGCACGAGGACGGCCACTCGCTCCTGATCGCCGCCACCAACCCGGCGGTGGTCGCGTACGACCCGGCGTTCGCCTTCGAGATCGCGCACATCCTCGAGAACGGCCTGCACCGGATGTACGGGGACGCGCAGGAGAACGTCTTCTACTACCTGACGGTCTACAACGAGCCGATCCTGCAGCCGGCCGAGCCGGCGGACGTGGACGTCGAAGGGCTGCTCAAGGGGATCTACCGCTACTCCCCCGCCCCGTCGGTGGGTGACGACGCCCCGAAGGCCAACGTGCTCGCCTCGGGCACCGGCATGCAGTGGGCGCTCAAGGCGCAGCAGTTGCTCGCCCAGGACTGGGGCGTGGCCGCCGACGTCTGGTCGGTGACCTCCTGGACTGAGCTGCGCCGCGACGCCGTGGAGTGCGAGGAGCACAACCTGCTCAACCCGGGCGCGGAGCAGCGGGTGCCCTACGTCCAGCAGAAGCTGGCCGACGCCGAGGGCCCGAAGGTCGCGGTCAGCGACTGGATGCGCGCCGTGCCGGACCTGATCGCCCGCTGGGTGCCGGGCGACTACACCTCGCTGGGCACGGACGGGTTCGGCATGTCCGACACCCGGCACGCCCTGCGCCGGCACTTCCACGTCGACGCCGAGTCGGTGGTGGTGGCGACGCTGCGGCAGCTCGCCCTGCGCGGCGCGGTGCCGGCGAACGTCCCCGCCGAGGCGGCCAAGAAGTACGCCATCGAGGACGTCAACGCCGCCCCGGTCGGCGAGACCGGCGGCGACAGCTAG
- a CDS encoding YjbQ family protein, with protein sequence MRSELITVQTGSRPTVRDITAEAERFVAGQGDGLLHVFVPHATAGLAIVETGSGSDDDLLTALDDLLPTDDRWRHRHGSPGHGRDHVLPAFVPPYATLPVLDGRLALGTWQSLCLVDTNGDNPTRKVRFSFLPG encoded by the coding sequence ATGCGCAGTGAGCTGATCACGGTCCAGACCGGCTCCCGGCCGACCGTCCGGGACATCACCGCCGAGGCCGAGCGGTTCGTCGCCGGGCAGGGCGACGGCCTGCTGCACGTCTTCGTCCCGCACGCCACGGCCGGGCTGGCGATCGTCGAGACCGGCTCCGGCTCCGACGACGACCTGCTCACCGCGCTCGACGACCTGCTGCCGACCGACGACCGCTGGCGGCACCGGCACGGCTCGCCCGGGCACGGACGCGACCACGTGCTGCCGGCGTTCGTGCCTCCCTACGCGACGCTCCCCGTGCTCGACGGGCGGCTGGCGCTGGGCACCTGGCAGTCGCTCTGCCTGGTCGACACCAACGGCGACAACCCGACCCGCAAGGTCCGCTTCTCCTTCCTGCCCGGCTGA
- a CDS encoding alkaline phosphatase D family protein — MALSRRTILLAGAAVGAAGAVTALPGPAGAEPAGPAPSGGTRRLPYPFTLGVASGDPDHDGFVLWTRLAPRPLAEDGLGGMPDRVVPVQWQLAADERFRHVVRRGVAWARPGAAHSVHVELDGLLPGREYFYRFRAEGHLSPVGRTRTAPAPWSLPAALAMGFASCSQYEHGWFTAYRRLAETEPELILHLGDYQYEYAKDTYNVPGGNPRDHEGPETRTLANYRQRHAQYKTDADLQAAHAVAPWVVVFDDHEVENNWADETPEAPDPDFAARRAAAFQAYYENMPLRRTSVPRGIDMQLYRRVRWGRLATFHMLDTRQYRDDQACGDGYRNCAAAADPARSITGAEQEAWLLDGFRRSDARWDVLGQQVFFAQRDNNAGPLTVTSMDAWDGYVASRDRITRGWLAAGVRNPVVLTGDVHAHWASDLKLDYADPTSRTVGSELVCSSITSGGDGADSATGSHPWLAFNPHLRFQNNLRGYVRTTITPDRLTADFDVLPYVSRPGAPAHTRATFVIEDRVPGLHMVADNPLPAASARGAAPGGDPGRRTVEAETVRP, encoded by the coding sequence GTGGCCCTGTCCCGACGTACCATCCTGCTCGCCGGCGCGGCGGTCGGCGCGGCCGGCGCGGTCACCGCCCTGCCCGGGCCGGCGGGCGCCGAGCCCGCCGGCCCCGCGCCGTCCGGCGGCACCCGGCGGCTGCCGTACCCGTTCACCCTGGGGGTGGCCTCCGGCGACCCCGACCACGACGGCTTCGTGCTCTGGACCCGGCTGGCGCCACGCCCGCTGGCCGAGGACGGCCTGGGCGGGATGCCCGACCGGGTCGTCCCGGTGCAGTGGCAGCTGGCCGCCGACGAGCGGTTCCGGCACGTCGTCCGGCGGGGCGTGGCGTGGGCCCGGCCCGGGGCGGCGCACAGCGTGCACGTCGAACTGGACGGGCTGCTGCCCGGCCGGGAGTACTTCTACCGGTTCCGGGCCGAGGGCCACCTGTCGCCGGTCGGCCGCACCCGCACCGCCCCCGCGCCGTGGAGCCTGCCGGCCGCCCTGGCGATGGGCTTCGCCTCCTGCTCCCAGTACGAGCACGGCTGGTTCACCGCCTACCGGCGGCTGGCCGAGACCGAGCCGGAGCTGATCCTGCACCTCGGCGACTACCAGTACGAGTACGCGAAGGACACGTACAACGTCCCGGGCGGCAACCCGCGCGACCACGAGGGCCCGGAGACCCGGACGCTGGCCAACTACCGGCAGCGGCACGCCCAGTACAAGACCGACGCCGACCTGCAGGCCGCGCACGCCGTCGCGCCCTGGGTGGTGGTCTTCGACGACCACGAGGTGGAGAACAACTGGGCCGACGAGACGCCCGAGGCGCCGGACCCGGACTTCGCCGCCCGACGCGCGGCGGCCTTCCAGGCGTACTACGAGAACATGCCGCTGCGCCGGACCTCGGTGCCGCGCGGCATCGACATGCAGCTCTACCGGCGGGTGCGCTGGGGCCGGCTGGCCACCTTCCACATGCTCGACACCCGGCAGTACCGCGACGACCAGGCCTGCGGCGACGGCTACCGCAACTGCGCGGCGGCCGCCGACCCGGCCCGGTCGATCACGGGCGCGGAGCAGGAGGCGTGGCTGCTGGACGGCTTCCGCCGCTCCGACGCCCGCTGGGACGTCCTCGGCCAACAGGTCTTCTTCGCCCAGCGGGACAACAACGCCGGGCCGCTGACGGTCACCAGCATGGACGCCTGGGACGGGTACGTCGCCTCCCGGGACCGGATCACCCGGGGCTGGCTGGCCGCCGGCGTGCGCAACCCGGTGGTGCTGACCGGCGACGTGCACGCGCACTGGGCCAGCGACCTCAAGCTGGACTACGCCGACCCGACCTCCCGCACGGTCGGCAGCGAGCTGGTCTGCTCCTCGATCACCTCGGGCGGGGACGGCGCCGACTCGGCGACCGGCTCGCACCCCTGGCTGGCGTTCAACCCGCACCTGCGGTTCCAGAACAACCTGCGCGGCTACGTCCGCACCACGATCACCCCGGACCGGCTCACCGCCGACTTCGACGTGCTGCCGTACGTCAGCCGACCGGGAGCCCCGGCGCACACCCGGGCCACCTTCGTGATCGAGGACCGCGTGCCCGGCCTGCACATGGTGGCGGACAACCCGCTGCCGGCGGCCTCGGCGCGCGGCGCGGCGCCCGGGGGCGACCCGGGCCGCCGGACGGTCGAGGCGGAGACCGTCCGGCCCTGA
- a CDS encoding ABC transporter permease subunit, with protein sequence MLLRDPFTKALHDARRSLAGWTVAIVAVGAMYASFWPTVQTPEMKEALAAYPEGLLEAFNYSDLTTAAGYLGSAVYGLLVPLLVAVFAIAAGARAVAGDEEAGTLDLVLAHPVGRVRLVLLRFAALAVGIVGVAVLLGVAMVALSGPAEFDGIGAGGFAAMTLHLVLFGLTFAALAFAVGGATGRRAAALGAGAGVAVLGYLANSVFPQAQGLTWTRELSPFHWYLGGSPLVDGVQPVGALLLAGATALLVAAGAAAFARRDVAV encoded by the coding sequence GTGTTGCTGCGTGACCCGTTCACCAAGGCGCTGCACGACGCGCGCCGGTCGCTGGCCGGCTGGACGGTGGCGATCGTCGCCGTCGGCGCGATGTACGCCTCGTTCTGGCCGACGGTGCAGACACCGGAGATGAAGGAGGCGCTGGCGGCGTACCCGGAGGGGCTGCTGGAGGCGTTCAACTACAGCGACCTCACCACCGCGGCCGGCTACCTCGGCAGCGCCGTCTACGGGCTGCTGGTGCCGCTGCTGGTCGCGGTCTTCGCGATCGCGGCCGGCGCCCGGGCGGTGGCCGGGGACGAGGAGGCCGGCACGCTCGACCTGGTGCTCGCCCACCCGGTCGGCCGGGTCCGGCTCGTCCTGCTCCGCTTCGCCGCGCTGGCGGTCGGCATCGTGGGGGTCGCCGTCCTGCTCGGCGTGGCGATGGTGGCGCTGAGCGGCCCCGCCGAGTTCGACGGGATCGGCGCGGGCGGGTTCGCCGCGATGACGCTGCACCTGGTCCTGTTCGGCCTGACGTTCGCCGCGCTCGCCTTCGCCGTCGGGGGGGCCACCGGGCGGCGGGCCGCCGCGCTCGGCGCCGGCGCCGGCGTCGCGGTCCTCGGCTACCTGGCGAACTCGGTCTTTCCGCAGGCGCAGGGGCTGACCTGGACCCGCGAACTCTCACCGTTCCACTGGTACCTGGGCGGGTCGCCGCTGGTCGACGGGGTGCAGCCGGTCGGCGCGCTGCTGCTGGCCGGCGCCACCGCGCTGCTGGTCGCCGCCGGCGCCGCCGCCTTCGCCCGCCGCGACGTCGCCGTCTGA
- a CDS encoding ABC transporter ATP-binding protein gives MAEPAIHTEDLVKTYGRNRGLTGLDLRVEPGEVYGFLGPNGAGKSTTIRLLLDLIRPTSGRVSVLGVDPRRDGVALRRRIGYLAGDFVVDGRQTARELLTYLGNLRGGVPRGRIDELAARLDLDLGRRIRGLSKGNRQKVGVIQAFMHDPELLILDEPTSGLDPFLQQEFLAMVREARAAGRTVFMSSHVMSEVQQTADRVGIIREGRLVTVARVEELRERAVRRVEIHFDDPVTEAEFSGLPGVSEVAVTGTTLRCRLDGRADGLVKAAAGHTVVGLLSEEPDLEELFFGYYSREEDTRVAA, from the coding sequence ATGGCTGAGCCCGCCATCCACACCGAGGACCTGGTCAAGACGTACGGCCGCAACCGCGGCCTGACCGGGCTGGACCTGCGGGTCGAGCCCGGGGAGGTGTACGGCTTCCTCGGCCCCAACGGGGCCGGCAAGTCCACCACCATCCGGCTGCTGCTCGACCTGATCAGGCCCACCAGCGGGCGCGTCAGCGTCCTCGGCGTCGACCCCCGCCGCGACGGGGTGGCGCTGCGCCGCCGGATCGGCTACCTGGCCGGCGACTTCGTGGTCGACGGCCGGCAGACCGCCCGCGAGCTGCTGACCTACCTGGGCAACCTGCGCGGCGGCGTGCCCCGGGGGCGGATCGACGAGCTGGCCGCCCGGCTCGACCTGGACCTGGGCCGCCGGATCAGAGGGCTCAGCAAGGGCAACCGGCAGAAGGTCGGCGTGATCCAGGCCTTCATGCACGACCCGGAGCTGCTGATCCTCGACGAGCCGACCAGTGGCCTGGACCCGTTCCTCCAGCAGGAGTTCCTCGCCATGGTGCGGGAGGCCCGGGCCGCCGGGCGGACCGTCTTCATGTCCTCGCACGTGATGAGCGAGGTGCAGCAGACCGCCGACCGGGTCGGCATCATCCGCGAGGGCCGGCTGGTCACCGTGGCCCGGGTCGAGGAGCTGCGTGAGCGGGCCGTCCGCCGGGTCGAGATCCACTTCGACGACCCGGTCACCGAGGCCGAGTTCAGCGGCCTGCCCGGGGTCAGCGAGGTCGCCGTCACCGGAACCACCCTGCGCTGCCGGCTGGACGGCCGGGCCGACGGGCTGGTCAAGGCCGCCGCCGGGCACACCGTGGTCGGCCTGCTCTCCGAGGAGCCCGACCTGGAGGAGCTCTTCTTCGGCTACTACTCCCGCGAGGAGGACACCCGTGTTGCTGCGTGA
- a CDS encoding GbsR/MarR family transcriptional regulator, with translation MTELSTQRRYAEDAAVVLGGLGLPPAYGKLLGWLLICDPPGQTSAQLAEALGLSKGSVSTGMRMLETSGLARRVPVPGHRGHAYEVRPDAVIRIAADATKFRAFRELMDRGLTVVGGEDAPGAERLRVMRDFYAFVEREMPRLVERFEAEYAGKGDVDG, from the coding sequence ATGACGGAACTCTCCACCCAGCGCCGCTACGCCGAGGACGCCGCCGTCGTGCTCGGCGGGCTCGGCCTGCCCCCGGCGTACGGCAAGCTGCTCGGCTGGCTGCTGATCTGCGATCCGCCGGGGCAGACCAGCGCGCAGCTCGCCGAGGCGCTCGGGCTCTCCAAGGGCTCCGTCAGCACCGGCATGCGGATGCTGGAGACCAGCGGCCTGGCCCGCCGGGTCCCGGTGCCGGGGCACCGCGGTCACGCGTACGAGGTCAGACCCGACGCGGTCATCCGGATCGCCGCCGACGCCACGAAGTTCCGGGCGTTCCGGGAGCTGATGGACCGCGGCCTGACCGTCGTGGGGGGCGAGGACGCTCCGGGTGCCGAGCGGCTGCGGGTGATGCGCGACTTCTACGCGTTCGTCGAACGCGAGATGCCCAGGCTCGTCGAACGCTTCGAGGCCGAATACGCGGGGAAGGGAGACGTCGATGGCTGA